The following are from one region of the Paenibacillus sp. JZ16 genome:
- a CDS encoding D-alanine--D-alanine ligase, with protein sequence MGQDKLTVGLVYGGKSGEHEVSLSTAFAVMNAFDFDKYEIVPFYISKQGSWRIGSKLSAPFAQLEELKLAEGEGTQTALNAVFSRLYGQESQAVDIMFPLLHGTFGEDGTIQGLFEMADIPYVGTGVLASAAGMDKVVMKKLFAQAGLPQCEYCYFNRTQWERSQHEVLKDIEDKLGYPSFVKPANLGSSVGISKAKNREQLKAAIESALRFDDKIIVEEFVNAREVEVSVLGNDEPMASVPGEIVSSSEYYDYAAKYTDGQSQMQIPAEIEPDTADRLRDLAITAFKAIEGGGITRADFFVRRSDGAILINEVNTMPGFTPFSMYPLLWRETGVSYRELLDRMIELGLERYNRKQSLIYENQA encoded by the coding sequence ATGGGACAGGATAAATTGACGGTAGGTTTAGTATACGGGGGTAAATCCGGCGAGCATGAGGTGTCGCTATCCACGGCATTCGCGGTCATGAACGCTTTTGATTTTGATAAATATGAGATTGTTCCGTTTTATATTTCCAAGCAGGGTAGCTGGAGAATCGGCAGCAAGCTGTCGGCTCCTTTTGCCCAGCTGGAGGAATTGAAGCTGGCTGAAGGGGAAGGCACGCAAACCGCGCTGAACGCCGTGTTCAGCAGATTGTATGGCCAAGAGAGTCAGGCGGTGGATATTATGTTCCCGCTGCTTCACGGGACGTTCGGTGAGGACGGAACGATTCAGGGACTGTTCGAAATGGCGGACATTCCTTATGTGGGAACCGGCGTGCTTGCATCGGCAGCGGGGATGGATAAAGTCGTGATGAAGAAGCTCTTCGCACAAGCAGGGCTGCCGCAATGTGAGTACTGTTATTTCAATCGTACCCAGTGGGAGCGGAGCCAGCATGAAGTGCTGAAGGATATCGAGGATAAACTCGGTTACCCGAGCTTCGTTAAACCGGCCAACCTGGGTTCAAGCGTCGGGATATCCAAGGCTAAGAACCGGGAGCAGCTTAAGGCGGCGATTGAATCCGCGCTCCGGTTCGATGACAAGATCATCGTAGAAGAGTTCGTGAATGCACGCGAAGTGGAGGTCAGCGTGCTCGGCAATGATGAGCCGATGGCATCCGTTCCGGGTGAAATTGTCTCTTCCAGTGAATACTACGACTATGCGGCCAAATATACGGATGGACAATCACAGATGCAAATTCCGGCCGAAATCGAGCCGGATACGGCTGATCGTCTGCGCGACCTCGCCATTACCGCGTTCAAAGCGATTGAAGGCGGCGGCATTACTCGGGCCGACTTCTTTGTCCGCCGTTCGGACGGCGCGATTCTGATCAATGAAGTGAACACGATGCCTGGCTTCACGCCGTTCAGCATGTACCCGCTCTTGTGGCGGGAAACGGGCGTGTCCTACCGCGAGCTGCTTGACCGGATGATCGAGCTGGGTCTTGAGCGGTACAACCGCAAGCAATCCCTGATTTATGAGAACCAGGCGTAA
- the uvsE gene encoding UV DNA damage repair endonuclease UvsE, with protein MIVRFGYVAMSTVVQNASPSKTMTMKSFMKLNDREAGLHKLERIANENLHNTLRLLKHNAAHDIKVYRFSSKLIPLATHQDMQDWNPFPALREGFKAIGEFVKKHGMRVSFHPDHFTVLSTPRPEVLANSIRDLESHVHMLRAMELPASMKNNIHIGGAYGDKPSAAARFVEHFHELAPHIKERLTLENDDKTFTAQETLAVCKQTGLPMVLDIHHQWVNNDGEAPWELWPDILRTWETPLAQADSDRAQPLPPKIHVSSPKSPTDIRSHADGVDVVPLLAFLRNIAGATSKVDVMIEAKMKDGALFDLMKDLGDYTEEGVTILDGASIEVNP; from the coding sequence ATGATTGTCCGTTTCGGTTATGTGGCCATGTCCACGGTCGTGCAGAATGCTTCTCCTTCCAAGACGATGACCATGAAGAGTTTTATGAAGCTGAATGACCGTGAGGCCGGCTTACACAAACTGGAGCGGATCGCGAATGAGAATCTACATAATACCCTTCGGCTTCTAAAGCATAATGCGGCTCACGATATCAAGGTGTACCGCTTCTCGTCCAAACTGATTCCGCTGGCCACGCATCAGGATATGCAGGATTGGAATCCGTTCCCGGCTTTGCGGGAAGGCTTTAAGGCTATTGGGGAATTCGTGAAAAAGCACGGAATGCGGGTCTCCTTTCATCCGGATCATTTCACGGTGCTGAGCACGCCGCGTCCCGAAGTGCTGGCCAATTCGATCCGTGATCTGGAGTCGCACGTCCATATGCTGCGGGCGATGGAGCTGCCTGCTTCGATGAAGAACAACATCCACATCGGGGGAGCTTATGGGGACAAGCCCTCGGCAGCGGCGCGATTCGTTGAACATTTTCATGAGCTTGCGCCGCACATCAAGGAACGATTGACCCTTGAAAATGACGATAAAACCTTTACCGCCCAGGAAACGTTGGCCGTATGTAAGCAGACCGGGCTGCCGATGGTACTGGACATTCATCACCAGTGGGTCAATAACGATGGCGAGGCACCCTGGGAGCTGTGGCCGGATATCCTTCGCACCTGGGAGACGCCGCTTGCGCAGGCCGATTCGGACCGGGCGCAGCCGCTCCCGCCCAAGATTCACGTATCCAGTCCCAAGAGCCCTACCGATATCCGCAGCCATGCGGATGGGGTGGATGTCGTGCCATTGCTGGCGTTTTTACGGAATATTGCGGGGGCTACGTCGAAGGTAGACGTCATGATTGAAGCGAAGATGAAGGACGGCGCCTTGTTTGATCTGATGAAGGATTTGGGAGATTATACGGAAGAGGGCGTAACCATTCTCGACGGTGCTTCCATCGAAGTAAACCCATAA
- a CDS encoding inositol monophosphatase family protein produces the protein MNENEKIPYVVSSKSYTAVAINCAAKAGEWIKSKLGTVKQLSTKSSAQDIVTEVDKGAEQMIRKLILTHFPDHAILGEEGVAPGSDAYNKALEDAKDEEYLWIIDPVDGTTNYVHGFPFYSVSIALAHHGEVIVGVIYDPSRDELFVAEKGKGAYVHGNPTYVSKEDQLSDSLLATGFPLDSTVNLPLNMAELQALLPMVRNVRAGGSAALHLAYVAAGRLSGYWEHGLSAWDVAAGALLVQESGGKVTDTEGKPYDLSVRHLAATNGLIHQRFLDTLKDAGEALVR, from the coding sequence TTGAACGAGAATGAAAAGATTCCTTATGTTGTCAGCAGTAAGAGCTACACCGCCGTTGCGATTAATTGCGCCGCCAAAGCGGGAGAGTGGATTAAGAGCAAACTCGGTACCGTCAAGCAGTTGAGCACCAAGTCTTCGGCACAGGATATCGTAACCGAGGTGGACAAAGGCGCGGAGCAGATGATCCGCAAGCTGATTTTGACGCACTTTCCGGATCATGCGATCCTCGGAGAAGAAGGGGTTGCCCCGGGTAGCGATGCCTACAATAAGGCACTCGAGGACGCCAAGGACGAAGAGTATCTCTGGATTATTGACCCTGTGGACGGAACGACGAACTATGTTCATGGATTTCCGTTTTACTCCGTGTCGATTGCACTGGCTCATCATGGAGAAGTCATTGTCGGCGTTATTTACGACCCTTCCCGGGACGAGTTGTTTGTTGCGGAAAAAGGAAAAGGAGCCTACGTTCACGGCAACCCTACCTATGTTTCCAAGGAAGATCAATTGTCGGACAGCTTGCTGGCCACGGGCTTCCCGCTGGACAGCACGGTCAACCTGCCGCTGAATATGGCGGAGCTGCAGGCGCTGCTGCCGATGGTCCGCAATGTAAGAGCAGGCGGCTCCGCTGCGCTTCATCTTGCTTATGTGGCTGCCGGCCGCCTCAGCGGATACTGGGAGCACGGCTTGAGCGCTTGGGATGTTGCTGCAGGCGCACTATTGGTTCAGGAATCCGGCGGTAAAGTAACCGATACGGAAGGAAAGCCATATGATCTGTCGGTGCGTCATTTGGCGGCAACCAACGGGCTGATTCATCAGCGTTTTCTGGATACACTAAAAGACGCCGGCGAAGCTTTGGTTCGCTAA